In the Lysinibacillus sp. PLM2 genome, one interval contains:
- a CDS encoding DEAD/DEAH box helicase — MKYNPHKYQTYATNFILEHPIAAVFLEMGLGKSVITLTAIFDLCLDSFEIGKVLVIAPLRVARDTWPAEINKWEHLKGLEFSVAIGTEQERLAALRKPASVYLINRENVDWLVNKSGIPFDYDMVVIDELSSFKSYGAKRFKSLLKVRPRAKRIVGLTGTPSSNGLMDLWAEFRILDMGKRLGRYITHYRNSFFTPDKRNQQIVFSYKPLPGAEDAIYRLISDITISMKSVDFLKMPECVINEVPVYLNDKEQSVYDHFREEMVLELANEEIDAMNAAVLSGKLLQMANGAVYDDDKNTHIIHDRKLDALEDLIEGANGKPVLIAYWYNHDLERIKARFNVREIKTSKDIKDWNNGDISVAVIHPASAGHGLNLQSGGSTLIWFGLTWSLELYQQTNARLWRQGQNETVVIHHIITKGTIDEDVMRALKRKEKTQSDLINAVKANLGKARGVV, encoded by the coding sequence GTGAAATACAATCCTCATAAATATCAGACCTATGCAACGAACTTCATACTTGAGCATCCCATCGCTGCGGTGTTTTTAGAAATGGGTCTTGGCAAAAGCGTCATTACTCTAACAGCTATATTTGATTTATGTCTTGATAGTTTTGAAATTGGAAAGGTTCTGGTCATTGCTCCACTTCGGGTAGCAAGGGATACTTGGCCAGCTGAGATAAATAAGTGGGAGCATTTAAAAGGGCTGGAGTTTTCGGTAGCGATTGGAACAGAGCAGGAGCGATTGGCGGCTCTTAGAAAACCTGCAAGTGTCTACCTTATAAATAGAGAAAATGTGGACTGGTTGGTAAACAAAAGTGGCATCCCTTTTGACTATGACATGGTGGTAATCGATGAGCTATCATCCTTTAAATCCTATGGTGCAAAAAGATTTAAAAGTTTACTAAAAGTAAGGCCGAGGGCAAAACGGATCGTGGGTCTTACGGGTACACCCTCCAGTAATGGGTTAATGGATTTGTGGGCAGAGTTTCGTATTCTCGACATGGGTAAAAGACTCGGCAGATACATAACTCACTACCGCAATTCCTTTTTTACACCGGATAAACGTAATCAGCAAATCGTATTTTCATATAAACCATTGCCAGGTGCTGAAGATGCCATATATCGGCTCATTTCGGATATCACCATTTCCATGAAATCAGTCGATTTTCTGAAAATGCCAGAGTGCGTTATCAATGAAGTGCCCGTGTATCTGAATGACAAAGAACAATCCGTATATGATCACTTTCGTGAAGAGATGGTTCTTGAGCTTGCCAATGAGGAGATTGATGCCATGAATGCAGCAGTCCTTTCTGGCAAACTCCTGCAAATGGCAAACGGTGCTGTCTATGATGATGATAAAAATACTCATATTATCCATGACCGCAAGCTGGATGCTCTTGAAGATTTAATCGAAGGTGCAAACGGCAAACCTGTTCTTATTGCATATTGGTATAATCACGATTTAGAGCGTATTAAAGCAAGATTTAATGTTAGAGAAATTAAAACATCCAAGGATATCAAGGATTGGAACAACGGCGATATTTCTGTGGCGGTTATCCATCCTGCATCAGCAGGACACGGCCTTAACTTACAAAGTGGTGGTTCAACACTTATTTGGTTTGGTCTTACCTGGAGTCTAGAACTCTATCAGCAAACCAATGCAAGACTTTGGAGACAAGGACAAAATGAAACGGTGGTTATCCATCACATTATTACTAAAGGAACGATTGATGAAGATGTGATGAGGGCCTTGAAACGAAAGGAAAAGACACAATCTGATCTTATCAATGCGGTCAAAGCAAATCTTGGGAAAGCGAGGGGTGTTGTATGA